The Musa acuminata AAA Group cultivar baxijiao chromosome BXJ1-3, Cavendish_Baxijiao_AAA, whole genome shotgun sequence genome window below encodes:
- the LOC135637665 gene encoding tryptophan aminotransferase-related protein 1-like has protein sequence MPKSSKRRTRWSQASVEGRAPAFPGPIWGLTILGSLSLNLVTIALLASLYEGHGLLGCEAGSSGFVAEPEKAVLIAPPQSSAEEVEMVSAEEISVSSTAGSRPTSKDAIINLDHGDPTVYEAFWKRIGERGDIVFPGWQSMSYFSDASNLCWFLEPEFAHQVRRLHSLVGNAVVDDGRFIIVGTGSTQLFQAALYALSPPDAAEPLNVVSAIPYYSSYPTVTDYLRSGLYRWAGDASTFEGDAYIEFVCSPNNPDGSIREAVLSSKNGKTIHDLAYYWPQYTPITGAADHDIMLFTVSKSTGHAGARLGWALVKDKDVAKRMTKFIELNTIGVSKDSQLRVAKILKVVSDGHELPGNKHRLFEYGRKLMSVRWRKLRAAVKASGIFSLPEFQSSLCRFTGEETETYPAFAWLKCEKEGVEDCESFLRNHKLLTRSGRHFGVEAKYVRISLLDRDETFDLFIQRLLSLR, from the exons ATGCCGAAGTCTTCGAAGAGAAGGACGAGGTGGAGTCAGGCCTCGGTCGAGGGGCGGGCGCCTGCGTTTCCGGGCCCCATCTGGGGACTCACGATTCTGGGGTCCCTTTCCCTGAATCTGGTCACCATCGCCCTCCTCGCCTCGCTGTATGAGGGTCACGGACTTCTGGGTTGCGAGGCCGGAAGCAGCGGCTTTGTTGCGGAACCGGAGAAGGCGGTGCTCATAGCGCCGCCGCAGTCGTCAGCGGAGGAGGTGGAGATGGTGTCTGCTGAGGAGATTAGCGTTAGCTCCACCGCCGGCTCCCGCCCCACCTCGAAGGACGCCATCATTAACCTCGACCA TGGAGACCCGACGGTTTACGAGGCCTTCTGGAAGAGGATTGGGGAGAGGGGAGACATCGTCTTCCCTGGGTGGCAGAGCATGAGCTACTTCTCCGACGCCTCCAACTTGTGCTGGTTCCTGGAACCAGAGTTCGCGCACCAGGTGCGGCGACTCCACAGCCTCGTGGGCAACGCTGTCGTCGACGACGGTCGTTTCATCATCGTCGGGACGGGCTCGACTCAGCTCTTTCAGGCTGCTCTGTATGCTCTATCCCCACCCGATGCAGCTGAGCCATTGAACGTCGTATCTGCAATTCCATACTACTCA TCATATCCAACAGTCACAGACTACCTTCGGTCAGGGCTTTACCGGTGGGCTGGGGATGCATCCACTTTTGAAGGTGATGCGTACATAGAGTTCGTTTGCTCTCCGAATAACCCAGATGGTTCAATTAGAGAAGCAGTCCTGAGTTCCAAGAACGGGAAGACGATCCATGACCTTGCATACTACTGGCCTCAGTACACCCCCATAACTGGTGCCGCAGACCATGACATTATGCTGTTCACTGTCTCAAAGAGCACTGGCCATGCCGGAGCTCGACTGGG GTGGGCTCTGGTGAAGGACAAGGATGTCGCCAAGAGGATGACCAAGTTCATAGAGCTGAACACTATTGGAGTGTCCAAGGACTCGCAGCTACGGGTAGCTAAGATCCTTAAAGTGGTCTCGGATGGGCATGAGCTTCCAGGGAACAAGCACAGGCTGTTCGAGTACGGACGAAAACTCATGTCCGTGAGGTGGCGGAAGCTGCGAGCAGCAGTGAAGGCGTCGGGCATCTTCAGTTTACCTGAGTTCCAGTCATCTCTCTGTAGGTTCACTGGGGAGGAGACTGAAACCTATCCTG CTTTTGCATGGCTCAAATGCGAGAAAGAGGGAGTGGAAGACTGTGAGAGCTTCTTGAGGAACCACAAGCTTCTCACCCGGAGCGGCAGACATTTTGGCGTGGAGGCGAAGTACGTGCGGATAAGCTTGTTGGATCGAGATGAGACGTTCGACCTCTTCATCCAGCGGCTTTTGTCTCTTCGTTGA
- the LOC135584646 gene encoding uncharacterized protein LOC135584646 isoform X2, with protein MNSLLISTPKSNPTFPRFSFSSAKPTGFLNSINLVSFRRGGNRIGGLSFRANARSAIDEAELLESGHPNPTISSSYRPPTIPQPNQTVLEAQARVCTGPEQTRPLTEEQAFKVLDTILKSARGELKDDEVSKAQLGAFFAGMTIRANAFPEPTQWSEGERRAMDVFWPHLVEVLPQDIIFIADPEGTIMESGNSIGPNYVGEGTAEMRLVGALREVLAGGHLGYEEVQGVLRDVLPLKSDDDGSAKASESLIAAFLIGQRMNRETDRELKAYCLAFDDDLGPPPVADVDSLTHYGEPYDGNTRFFKSTLFVAAVRACYGESCLLHGVEWMPPKGGITEGQLLKFMGANIYLSPAHAKTLLEDENVGFAYLNQKEVHPSLYSLIGLREHIKKRPPLATAEKVQQFVRARGREAIVAGFYHAGYENPLLMLMRRRRVHSGLVVKGEEGALSMTTKAKAVHASKGLPVNHCSGFRPPSLAVLPDVDGISRESFSIDVNAKDYGFEPTDTPRTDRSVLKNIALGLAALRGEKGEAYDRIVLNAGMVDHLLGCNGAEDVMAALDRAREAIDSGKALKRLMNYIQLSHKVI; from the exons ATGAACTCTCTCCTCATCTCCACCCCCAAATCTAACCCTACTTTTCCtcgcttctccttctcttccgcgAAGCCGACGGGGTTCTTGAACTCGATCAATCTGGTCTCCTTCCGGCGCGGGGGGAACCGGATCGGCGGTCTGTCCTTTCGAGCGAATGCCCGTTCTGCAATCGACGAAGCCGAGCTTCTTGAATCGGGGCACCCCAACCCCACGATCTCATCGTCTTATCGGCCGCCCACTATTCCGCAGCCCAATCAGACGGTGCTGGAGGCTCAGGCGCGGGTGTGCACCGGTCCGGAGCAGACGAGGCCGCTCACCGAGGAACAGGCGTTCAAGGTTCTCGACACGATCCTCAAATCAG CTAGGGGAGAACTCAAGGATGATGAAGTTTCTAAAGCACAACTTGGTGCTTTTTTTGCTGGGATGACAATAAGAGCAAATGCTTTTCCAGAGCCCACACAGTGGAGTGAGGGTGAAAGGCGTGCCATGGATGTCTTTTGGCCACACCTTGTCGAAGTTCTTCCACAAGACATAATCTTCATAGCTGATCCAGAGGGCACAATAATGGAATCTGGTAATTCAATTGGGCCAAATTATGTTGGCGAAGGAACTGCTGAGATGAGACTTGTAGGTGCTTTAAGGGAAGTACTAGCAGGTGGTCATTTAGGCTATGAAGAGGTCCAAGGTGTTCTAAGAGATGTTCTTCCACTGAAATCAGATGATGATGGGTCTGCAAAGGCTAGTGAGTCACTGATAGCTGCATTTTTAATAGGACAGCGGATGAATAGAGAAACAGATCGTGAGCTTAAAGCATACTGTCTAGCATTTGATGATGATCTAG GTCCTCCTCCTGTCGCTGATGTTGATTCTTTGACTCACTATGGTGAACCCTATGATGGAAATACACGATTCTTCAAAAGTACATTGTTTGTAGCTGCCGTTAGAGCTTGCTATGGTGAATCTTGTCTGCTCCACGGTGTGGAATGGATGCCACCTAAG GGAGGAATAACAGAAGGGCAGTTGCTGAAGTTCATGGGCGCAAATATATATCTGTCTCCAGCCCATGCAAAGACACTGCTGGAG GATGAGAATGTTGGCTTTGCCTATTTGAATCAGAAGGAAGTTCATCCATCACT ATATTCACTCATTGGGCTGAGGGAGCATATTAAGAAACGTCCACCATTGGCAACTGCAGAGAAAGTTCAGCAATTTGTCAGG GCACGTGGAAGAGAAGCTATTGTTGCTGGATTCTATCATGCAGGTTATGAGAATCCACTGTTGATGCTTATGAGAAGAAGAAGGGTTCATTCGGGTTTGGTTGTGAAG GGAGAAGAAGGAGCACTTTCAATGACAACAAAGGCAAAAGCCGTTCATGCATCAAAAGGCCTTCCAGTAAACCACTGTTCGGGGTTCCGCCCACCAAGTTTGGCGGTTCTTCCTGATGTTGATG GAATTTCAAGGGAAAGCTTCAGCATTGATGTTAATGCCAAAGATTATGGTTTTGAACCCACGGATACTCCAAGAACTGATAGATCG GTTTTGAAGAATATCGCGTTGGGTTTAGCAGCTCTGCGTGGTGAGAAAGGAGAAGCCTATGACAGGATTGTTCTAAACGCAGGAATGGTTGATCACTTGCTGGGCTGCAATGGGGCAGAGGATGTCATGGCTGCCCTGGACAGGGCTAGAGAAGCCATTGATAGTGGTAAAGCACTAAAGAGGCTCATGAATTACATACAGCTCTCCCACAAAGTGATATAG
- the LOC135584646 gene encoding uncharacterized protein LOC135584646 isoform X1 produces the protein MNSLLISTPKSNPTFPRFSFSSAKPTGFLNSINLVSFRRGGNRIGGLSFRANARSAIDEAELLESGHPNPTISSSYRPPTIPQPNQTVLEAQARVCTGPEQTRPLTEEQAFKVLDTILKSARGELKDDEVSKAQLGAFFAGMTIRANAFPEPTQWSEGERRAMDVFWPHLVEVLPQDIIFIADPEGTIMESGNSIGPNYVGEGTAEMRLVGALREVLAGGHLGYEEVQGVLRDVLPLKSDDDGSAKASESLIAAFLIGQRMNRETDRELKAYCLAFDDDLVSVQFLGPPPVADVDSLTHYGEPYDGNTRFFKSTLFVAAVRACYGESCLLHGVEWMPPKGGITEGQLLKFMGANIYLSPAHAKTLLEDENVGFAYLNQKEVHPSLYSLIGLREHIKKRPPLATAEKVQQFVRARGREAIVAGFYHAGYENPLLMLMRRRRVHSGLVVKGEEGALSMTTKAKAVHASKGLPVNHCSGFRPPSLAVLPDVDGISRESFSIDVNAKDYGFEPTDTPRTDRSVLKNIALGLAALRGEKGEAYDRIVLNAGMVDHLLGCNGAEDVMAALDRAREAIDSGKALKRLMNYIQLSHKVI, from the exons ATGAACTCTCTCCTCATCTCCACCCCCAAATCTAACCCTACTTTTCCtcgcttctccttctcttccgcgAAGCCGACGGGGTTCTTGAACTCGATCAATCTGGTCTCCTTCCGGCGCGGGGGGAACCGGATCGGCGGTCTGTCCTTTCGAGCGAATGCCCGTTCTGCAATCGACGAAGCCGAGCTTCTTGAATCGGGGCACCCCAACCCCACGATCTCATCGTCTTATCGGCCGCCCACTATTCCGCAGCCCAATCAGACGGTGCTGGAGGCTCAGGCGCGGGTGTGCACCGGTCCGGAGCAGACGAGGCCGCTCACCGAGGAACAGGCGTTCAAGGTTCTCGACACGATCCTCAAATCAG CTAGGGGAGAACTCAAGGATGATGAAGTTTCTAAAGCACAACTTGGTGCTTTTTTTGCTGGGATGACAATAAGAGCAAATGCTTTTCCAGAGCCCACACAGTGGAGTGAGGGTGAAAGGCGTGCCATGGATGTCTTTTGGCCACACCTTGTCGAAGTTCTTCCACAAGACATAATCTTCATAGCTGATCCAGAGGGCACAATAATGGAATCTGGTAATTCAATTGGGCCAAATTATGTTGGCGAAGGAACTGCTGAGATGAGACTTGTAGGTGCTTTAAGGGAAGTACTAGCAGGTGGTCATTTAGGCTATGAAGAGGTCCAAGGTGTTCTAAGAGATGTTCTTCCACTGAAATCAGATGATGATGGGTCTGCAAAGGCTAGTGAGTCACTGATAGCTGCATTTTTAATAGGACAGCGGATGAATAGAGAAACAGATCGTGAGCTTAAAGCATACTGTCTAGCATTTGATGATGATCTAG TTTCTGTGCAATTCTTAGGTCCTCCTCCTGTCGCTGATGTTGATTCTTTGACTCACTATGGTGAACCCTATGATGGAAATACACGATTCTTCAAAAGTACATTGTTTGTAGCTGCCGTTAGAGCTTGCTATGGTGAATCTTGTCTGCTCCACGGTGTGGAATGGATGCCACCTAAG GGAGGAATAACAGAAGGGCAGTTGCTGAAGTTCATGGGCGCAAATATATATCTGTCTCCAGCCCATGCAAAGACACTGCTGGAG GATGAGAATGTTGGCTTTGCCTATTTGAATCAGAAGGAAGTTCATCCATCACT ATATTCACTCATTGGGCTGAGGGAGCATATTAAGAAACGTCCACCATTGGCAACTGCAGAGAAAGTTCAGCAATTTGTCAGG GCACGTGGAAGAGAAGCTATTGTTGCTGGATTCTATCATGCAGGTTATGAGAATCCACTGTTGATGCTTATGAGAAGAAGAAGGGTTCATTCGGGTTTGGTTGTGAAG GGAGAAGAAGGAGCACTTTCAATGACAACAAAGGCAAAAGCCGTTCATGCATCAAAAGGCCTTCCAGTAAACCACTGTTCGGGGTTCCGCCCACCAAGTTTGGCGGTTCTTCCTGATGTTGATG GAATTTCAAGGGAAAGCTTCAGCATTGATGTTAATGCCAAAGATTATGGTTTTGAACCCACGGATACTCCAAGAACTGATAGATCG GTTTTGAAGAATATCGCGTTGGGTTTAGCAGCTCTGCGTGGTGAGAAAGGAGAAGCCTATGACAGGATTGTTCTAAACGCAGGAATGGTTGATCACTTGCTGGGCTGCAATGGGGCAGAGGATGTCATGGCTGCCCTGGACAGGGCTAGAGAAGCCATTGATAGTGGTAAAGCACTAAAGAGGCTCATGAATTACATACAGCTCTCCCACAAAGTGATATAG
- the LOC103979257 gene encoding peroxidase 72: protein MALSTVNFTVLLVLTITSLCSGTSGPGAYLYPQFYQHSCPRAQDIVRSVVAKAVAMETRMAASLLRLHFHDCFVKGCDASLLLDSSGSIVSEKGSNPNKNSARGFEVIDEIKSALEKECPQTVSCADILALAARDSTVLVGGPNWEVPLGRRDSLGASLSGSNHDIPAPNNTLQTITTKFKRQGLDIVDLVALSGSHTIGLSRCTSFRQRLYNQTGNGVADSTLEEAYAWQLRSRCPRSGGDDNLFSLDRVSPTKFDNNYYKNIVAGKGLLNSDQVLLTQSLETMALVKQYAENTDLFFDHFAKSMVKMGNISPLTGATGEIRKNCRKTN from the exons ATGGCTCTCTCCACCGTCAACTTCACAGTTCTCTTAGTTCTTACCATCACGTCACTGTGCTCTGGTACTAGCGGTCCTGGGGCTTACCTGTACCCACAGTTCTACCAGCACTCCTGCCCAAGGGCTCAAGATATTGTAAGGTCTGTCGTCGCCAAGGCTGTGGCCATGGAGACTCGAATGGCTGCTTCTTTGCTCAGGCTTCACTTCCACGACTGCTTCGTCAAG GGTTGCGATGCATCGTTGCTGTTGGACAGCAGTGGCTCCATCGTGAGTGAGAAAGGATCCAACCCAAACAAGAACTCCGCCAGAGGGTTTGAGGTCATCGACGAGATCAAATCCGCGCTGGAGAAAGAATGCCCACAGACGGTGTCTTGCGCTGACATCCTGGCCCTTGCCGCCAGGGATTCCACAGTTTTG GTTGGTGGGCCCAACTGGGAGGTCCCACTGGGAAGAAGGGACTCACTCGGTGCGAGCTTAAGTGGTTCCAACCACGACATACCTGCGCCCAACAACACTCTGCAAACCATCACCACCAAGTTCAAGCGGCAAGGCCTTGACATCGTGGATCTCGTTGCACTCTCAG GCAGCCACACCATCGGTCTATCACGTTGCACGAGCTTTAGGCAGAGGCTGTACAACCAGACGGGGAATGGGGTGGCTGATAGCACGCTCGAGGAAGCCTACGCTTGGCAGCTGCGGTCACGTTGTCCTCGATCGGGTGGCGATGACAACCTCTTCTCCTTGGATCGCGTTAGCCCCACCAAGTTCGACAACAACTACTACAAGAACATAGTGGCCGGAAAGGGTCTGTTGAACTCAGATCAAGTGCTGCTCACGCAGAGCCTGGAGACGATGGCGCTGGTGAAGCAGTACGCCGAGAACACTGACCTCTTCTTCGACCACTTTGCCAAGTCCATGGTGAAGATGGGGAACATATCACCTCTTACTGGTGCCACAGGGGAGATTAGGAAGAACTGCAGGAAAACTAATTAA